Proteins encoded by one window of Rhodococcus sp. OK302:
- a CDS encoding AAA family ATPase, with amino-acid sequence MNGQVIILTGPPGAGKSTLAAKLARCYSKGVHLHTDDFWHCIVSGAIPPYDPASDAQNQTVVDVIAGAAYTYALGDFTTVIDGIIGPWMLDHFRTRAAQRPNLAVHSVVLRPQRDITLKRAQARTTPWALIDEGPILTMWDQFSDLGEFDGHVLDTSGEAEDHSAERVTEAIRDGRFRLFAA; translated from the coding sequence GTGAACGGACAAGTGATCATCCTGACCGGCCCGCCCGGGGCCGGCAAGTCGACCCTCGCCGCGAAGCTTGCCCGCTGTTACAGCAAGGGCGTTCATCTGCACACGGACGACTTCTGGCACTGCATCGTTTCGGGTGCGATACCTCCGTACGATCCCGCGTCTGATGCGCAGAACCAGACTGTCGTGGATGTGATCGCCGGTGCCGCCTATACCTATGCGCTCGGCGACTTCACCACGGTGATCGACGGGATCATTGGGCCGTGGATGCTCGACCACTTCCGGACCCGAGCAGCGCAGCGCCCGAACCTGGCGGTCCACTCCGTCGTGCTCCGGCCGCAGCGCGACATCACGCTGAAGCGTGCCCAAGCCCGAACCACTCCGTGGGCCTTGATCGATGAGGGGCCGATCCTCACGATGTGGGATCAGTTTTCCGACCTCGGAGAGTTCGATGGCCATGTACTCGACACGTCGGGCGAAGCGGAAGACCATAGTGCCGAACGGGTGACAGAGGCCATTCGCGATGGTCGTTTCCGACTATTTGCCGCGTAG
- a CDS encoding alpha/beta fold hydrolase — protein MRTITRSLQAVVAIALSAVVMTGCTTGEAESIGTAETTSSGRQVPDSDRASDDGEGHYAAVNGLELYYEIHGTGRPLVLIHGGLDTIDSAFGTLLPDLAKTRQVIAVELQAHGHTADIDRPLRYELMADDIVGLVTHLGLEKVDVLGYSLGGGVAQQLGSRNPDLVNKLVVISAPYKSDGWYPEVRAGMAAMNPDAMTATPMHEIYAQTAPKPSEWPVLVTKTRELLAENYDWTAAIASITAPTLVVIADFDSVRLTHAVELFGLLGEGKADGAMGGAPSSRLAVVPGSLHYNILSRTDLLLPIISPFLDEPNPK, from the coding sequence ATGAGAACGATCACCCGGTCATTACAAGCCGTGGTCGCCATAGCTCTTTCGGCAGTAGTCATGACAGGATGCACCACTGGTGAGGCGGAGAGCATCGGCACTGCGGAAACCACAAGCTCCGGGCGTCAAGTACCCGATTCCGACAGGGCAAGCGACGACGGCGAGGGCCACTACGCCGCGGTCAACGGCCTCGAGTTGTACTACGAAATCCATGGCACCGGCCGACCTCTCGTCCTGATCCACGGTGGCCTGGACACGATCGACTCCGCGTTCGGGACCCTACTGCCAGACCTCGCGAAGACCAGGCAGGTCATCGCCGTCGAGCTCCAGGCCCACGGGCATACGGCCGACATCGATCGCCCACTGCGATACGAGCTGATGGCCGATGACATCGTCGGCCTCGTCACGCACCTCGGACTCGAAAAAGTCGACGTCCTCGGCTATTCGCTGGGCGGGGGCGTCGCCCAGCAGCTGGGAAGCCGGAATCCGGACCTGGTGAACAAGCTGGTGGTCATCTCAGCCCCCTACAAAAGTGATGGGTGGTATCCCGAGGTCCGGGCCGGAATGGCAGCGATGAACCCGGACGCCATGACCGCGACACCCATGCACGAGATCTACGCCCAGACCGCACCGAAGCCGAGCGAGTGGCCCGTGCTTGTGACCAAGACGAGGGAACTGCTCGCCGAGAACTACGACTGGACGGCTGCCATCGCCTCGATCACGGCACCCACTCTCGTCGTGATCGCCGATTTCGACAGTGTTCGCCTGACCCACGCGGTCGAGTTGTTCGGCCTGCTCGGCGAGGGAAAGGCCGACGGAGCAATGGGCGGCGCCCCGAGCTCCCGACTGGCGGTTGTCCCCGGTTCGTTGCATTACAACATTCTGAGCCGCACTGACTTATTGCTGCCGATCATCTCCCCGTTCCTTGACGAGCCCAATCCGAAGTGA
- a CDS encoding VOC family protein → MYKAITQSQIFVLDQDEALDFYVNKLGLEVHTDQDLGFMRWLTVNVPGDPGRQILLEKPGPPAMNEAMAAQVRDMVTKGAMGGWLCISTDDAHKTYETLKARGVELTDEPTERPYGIDFGIRDPFGNAIRIGQMKLPA, encoded by the coding sequence ATGTACAAAGCAATCACGCAATCACAAATATTCGTCCTCGACCAAGACGAGGCACTCGACTTCTACGTCAACAAGTTGGGCCTCGAGGTGCACACGGATCAGGACCTCGGATTTATGCGTTGGCTGACGGTCAACGTGCCGGGCGATCCGGGCCGACAGATCCTTCTGGAAAAGCCGGGTCCTCCCGCGATGAACGAGGCCATGGCTGCGCAGGTCCGCGACATGGTGACAAAGGGCGCGATGGGCGGGTGGTTGTGCATCAGCACCGATGACGCTCACAAGACCTACGAGACACTCAAGGCCCGGGGCGTCGAGCTCACCGACGAGCCGACCGAGCGACCGTACGGCATCGACTTCGGGATCCGTGACCCGTTCGGCAACGCCATCCGAATCGGGCAGATGAAACTGCCTGCATAG
- a CDS encoding helix-turn-helix domain-containing protein, translated as MSRAQEETNRRMLRARDAMDRRYADPLDIPTLARIAHVSEAHFIRTFRATFGETPHRYLQRRRIERAMFLLRETDRSVTDICFEVGFSSLGTFSRTFRDIVEEPATDYRNRRRNHEMPVPTCFVRSWTRPSSFG; from the coding sequence GTGAGCCGCGCACAGGAGGAAACCAACCGGCGGATGCTTCGCGCCCGCGACGCGATGGACCGCAGATACGCAGACCCGCTGGACATCCCGACTCTCGCCCGAATCGCGCACGTGTCCGAAGCACATTTCATCCGGACCTTCCGTGCCACATTCGGGGAAACCCCGCATCGCTATCTTCAACGGCGCCGGATCGAGCGGGCGATGTTCCTTCTGCGCGAAACCGATCGGAGCGTCACCGACATCTGCTTCGAAGTCGGCTTCTCGAGCCTCGGAACATTCAGCAGGACGTTCCGGGACATCGTCGAGGAACCCGCCACCGACTACCGCAACCGCAGGCGCAACCACGAGATGCCTGTCCCCACCTGCTTCGTGCGGTCGTGGACACGACCGAGCAGTTTTGGATAA
- a CDS encoding TrmH family RNA methyltransferase, producing the protein MSPVVHKITTRNARFQQWHAMLTNRNKRQRLGAFVVQGVRPITIALDQGWAVEAVLFDADRRLSEWAQNVVATAVGERFALSRELIAELGEKETDAPELIAIVSLPGDDPGRIPVARDFLGVAFDRPASPGNLGSVIRSADSFGAAGVIVTGHAADPYDSAAVRASTGSLFAVPTVRVSSPRDVWAWVESHRAAGVPIQIVGTDENGDADVYDVDLTLPTLLVVGNETAGLSAAWRDGVDRLVRIPMTGSASSLNAANAASVVLYEAMRQRLRQPLSDVPGQVANGVP; encoded by the coding sequence ATGTCGCCGGTTGTCCACAAGATCACTACGCGCAATGCGCGCTTCCAGCAATGGCACGCGATGCTGACGAACCGCAACAAGCGGCAGCGGCTGGGCGCGTTCGTCGTACAAGGGGTGCGGCCCATCACGATTGCACTCGACCAAGGATGGGCCGTCGAGGCCGTCCTCTTCGATGCCGACCGCCGACTATCCGAGTGGGCGCAGAATGTCGTAGCGACGGCCGTAGGCGAGCGTTTCGCCCTCTCTCGTGAGCTGATCGCGGAACTCGGTGAGAAGGAGACCGACGCCCCGGAGCTCATCGCAATAGTGTCCCTTCCCGGCGACGACCCGGGGCGCATCCCTGTCGCGCGAGACTTCCTCGGCGTTGCCTTCGACCGGCCCGCCAGTCCCGGCAACCTCGGCTCCGTCATCCGCTCCGCCGACTCGTTTGGTGCGGCGGGTGTCATCGTCACAGGGCACGCGGCCGACCCATACGACAGTGCTGCCGTGCGGGCAAGTACGGGATCGCTGTTCGCCGTGCCGACCGTACGAGTGTCGTCCCCACGCGACGTCTGGGCGTGGGTCGAGTCTCATCGCGCCGCAGGCGTCCCCATCCAGATAGTCGGAACTGACGAGAACGGTGACGCCGACGTCTACGACGTCGACCTGACGCTGCCGACGCTGCTCGTCGTCGGCAACGAGACGGCCGGCCTGAGCGCCGCGTGGCGCGACGGCGTTGACCGGCTCGTGCGCATTCCCATGACGGGCTCTGCTAGCTCCCTCAATGCCGCCAACGCGGCGTCCGTCGTGCTCTACGAGGCAATGAGGCAGCGCCTCCGCCAGCCACTGAGCGATGTTCCCGGACAGGTTGCGAACGGCGTGCCGTGA
- a CDS encoding helix-turn-helix domain-containing protein, which yields MTYSPQISASLARVGPRIKQVRTDRRVTLAALAADTGISMSTLSRLEAGQRRPSLELLLPIALSLQLPLDELVAAPRISDPRVVTEPRVVSGRTILPLTLQRGGLQAYKLTIPRTQSEPDMTVHEGYEWFYVLSGRLRLILGEQDLLLGPGEVAEFDTTVPHWFGSTGRGAVEVLSLFGPTGQRMHVRAKAL from the coding sequence ATGACCTACTCTCCACAGATTTCCGCTTCACTCGCGAGAGTTGGACCGCGAATCAAACAAGTAAGAACCGATCGAAGGGTCACGTTAGCGGCGCTCGCCGCAGACACCGGAATCTCAATGAGCACTCTGTCGCGTCTTGAAGCAGGTCAGAGACGTCCCAGCCTCGAGCTCTTACTTCCCATCGCTTTGTCGTTGCAACTTCCTCTGGACGAGCTTGTCGCCGCGCCGCGCATCTCGGATCCTCGGGTAGTCACCGAACCTCGGGTAGTGAGCGGCCGGACGATCCTCCCCTTGACGCTGCAGCGAGGCGGTCTCCAAGCCTACAAACTCACCATTCCGCGTACACAATCCGAACCGGATATGACTGTCCATGAGGGCTATGAATGGTTCTACGTCCTTTCGGGACGGCTCCGGCTGATTCTGGGTGAACAAGACCTCTTGCTCGGACCGGGTGAAGTGGCTGAGTTCGATACGACGGTGCCTCACTGGTTCGGCAGCACGGGACGAGGGGCCGTCGAGGTGCTCAGCCTCTTCGGCCCGACGGGCCAACGAATGCACGTGCGCGCGAAGGCCCTCTAA